From the genome of Phytohabitans rumicis, one region includes:
- a CDS encoding IclR family transcriptional regulator, whose product MAKPMKNPPAYGVTSADHALQLAVILQVEGPLTVSAAADRLGVARSTAHRLLSTLVYRDFAVQNEDRSYRVGPVLEIAAQTQSNVGAIRAAALGPLRALVDALDETANVSIRTGRTARFIASVECSQALRVGNREGMVFPAHLVTGGLVLLAALTDDELAALYAPAPRTGPRNARTWPSCAPSCVPSGVAESR is encoded by the coding sequence GTGGCCAAGCCGATGAAAAACCCGCCGGCATACGGCGTGACCAGCGCCGACCATGCGCTGCAGCTCGCGGTGATCCTGCAGGTCGAAGGCCCGCTCACGGTCTCCGCGGCGGCGGACCGGCTCGGCGTGGCCCGGTCCACCGCCCACCGGCTGCTCTCCACGCTGGTCTACCGGGACTTCGCGGTCCAGAACGAGGACCGCTCCTACCGGGTCGGCCCGGTCCTGGAGATCGCCGCCCAGACGCAGTCGAACGTCGGGGCCATCCGGGCCGCCGCGCTCGGCCCGCTGCGGGCGCTCGTCGACGCGCTCGACGAGACGGCGAACGTCAGCATCCGTACCGGCCGGACCGCGCGGTTCATCGCCTCGGTCGAGTGCTCGCAGGCGCTGCGGGTGGGCAACCGCGAGGGCATGGTCTTCCCCGCACACCTGGTGACCGGCGGCCTGGTCCTGCTGGCCGCCCTCACCGACGACGAACTGGCCGCGCTCTACGCGCCCGCCCCACGGACGGGTCCGAGGAACGCCCGGACCTGGCCCAGCTGCGCACCGAGTTGCGTGCCATCCGGCGTAGCGGAGTCGCGCTGA
- a CDS encoding cellulose binding domain-containing protein, translated as MKRPGRLLAVVAAAVLLAGAAVFASGTASAESNGGVRVMPLGDSITDGLNVPGGYRIGLWQRLVAGSYRVDFVGSQFNGPASLGDHDHQGHSGWTIAQIDANVVNWLRATTPRTVLLHIGTNDMWSASAGAPSRLSTLLDRIASTAPGTIVFVATIIPLSGADSQVRTFNAAIPGIVQQKVNAGQRVHLVDMYNALTTADLADGVHPNAGGYDKMAAVWYNALRSVPDSLTTGTPPPTTPATSAPPTSSPPTSPPPSGGACLASYRTVNAWSGGFQAELTVRNSRTTPITGWTVRMTLPAGHAITNLWNGVNTGTSGAVSVRNAAYNGTIAGDGTTTFGYVGSGNGALAPSGVTCTSP; from the coding sequence ATGAAACGACCAGGACGCCTCCTCGCGGTCGTCGCGGCCGCGGTCCTGCTGGCCGGCGCGGCGGTCTTCGCCTCCGGTACGGCCAGCGCCGAGTCGAACGGCGGGGTCCGCGTGATGCCGCTCGGCGACTCGATCACCGATGGGCTCAACGTGCCCGGCGGCTACCGGATCGGCCTCTGGCAGCGGCTCGTCGCGGGAAGCTACCGGGTGGACTTCGTCGGATCGCAGTTCAACGGGCCGGCCTCCCTCGGCGACCACGACCACCAGGGCCACTCGGGATGGACGATCGCCCAGATCGACGCGAACGTCGTCAACTGGCTGCGGGCCACGACACCCCGCACCGTGCTGCTGCACATCGGCACCAACGACATGTGGAGCGCCTCCGCCGGCGCGCCGAGCAGACTGTCCACATTGCTCGACCGCATCGCCAGCACCGCACCGGGGACCATCGTGTTCGTCGCGACGATCATCCCGCTGTCGGGTGCCGACTCCCAGGTGCGGACGTTCAACGCGGCGATCCCCGGGATCGTGCAGCAAAAGGTGAACGCCGGACAGCGCGTGCACCTGGTGGACATGTACAACGCGCTGACCACCGCCGACCTGGCCGACGGCGTACACCCGAACGCCGGCGGCTACGACAAGATGGCCGCCGTCTGGTACAACGCGCTGCGGTCGGTGCCGGACAGCCTCACCACCGGCACGCCACCGCCGACCACGCCGGCGACGTCCGCACCGCCGACGTCGTCGCCGCCGACCTCACCGCCGCCGTCGGGAGGCGCCTGCCTGGCCTCCTACCGGACGGTCAACGCGTGGAGCGGCGGCTTCCAGGCCGAGCTGACCGTGCGCAACAGCCGGACCACGCCGATCACCGGATGGACGGTCCGGATGACGCTGCCCGCCGGGCACGCCATCACCAACCTGTGGAACGGCGTCAACACCGGCACCAGCGGCGCGGTCAGCGTGCGAAACGCGGCGTACAACGGCACGATCGCCGGGGACGGCACCACGACGTTCGGCTACGTCGGCTCCGGGAACGGCGCTCTGGCGCCCAGCGGCGTCACCTGCACCAGCCCCTGA
- a CDS encoding carbon-nitrogen hydrolase family protein: MPRQPLVIAVAQPRTIAYDVAANAVAHADAVRTARARVVVFPELSLTGYELDAPAVAGDDARLAPIVRACAETGATALVGAPVEDGSGREHIAMLAVGGDGAQVVYRKVYVHESEERFSPGDGPAVLEVDGWRLGLAICRDTRFAEHDAATAALGMDVYVAAVLDHASQAHVPVERAQRVIADHGVWVATASYAGSTGGGFDQAAGGSAIWAPDGRTLAQAGPEPGHVIHALLTP, encoded by the coding sequence GTGCCTCGCCAGCCGCTCGTCATCGCCGTCGCCCAGCCCCGGACCATCGCGTACGACGTCGCCGCGAACGCGGTCGCGCACGCCGACGCGGTCCGGACGGCGCGGGCGCGGGTCGTGGTCTTCCCCGAGCTCTCCCTGACCGGGTACGAGCTGGACGCACCCGCGGTCGCCGGCGACGACGCTCGGCTGGCGCCGATCGTCCGGGCGTGCGCCGAGACCGGGGCGACGGCGCTGGTGGGCGCTCCGGTCGAGGACGGGTCGGGGCGCGAGCACATCGCGATGCTCGCCGTCGGCGGCGACGGTGCCCAGGTGGTGTACCGGAAGGTGTACGTACACGAGTCCGAGGAGCGGTTCAGTCCCGGCGACGGGCCCGCGGTGCTCGAGGTCGACGGCTGGCGGCTGGGCCTGGCCATCTGTCGCGACACCCGCTTCGCGGAGCACGACGCCGCCACCGCGGCCCTGGGCATGGACGTCTACGTCGCCGCCGTCCTCGACCACGCCAGCCAAGCGCACGTGCCGGTCGAGCGGGCGCAGCGCGTCATCGCCGACCACGGCGTCTGGGTGGCCACCGCGAGCTACGCGGGGTCCACCGGCGGCGGCTTCGACCAGGCGGCCGGCGGCTCGGCGATATGGGCCCCCGACGGCCGGACACTAGCGCAAGCCGGCCCCGAGCCCGGCCACGTCATCCACGCACTCCTGACCCCCTAA
- a CDS encoding non-reducing end alpha-L-arabinofuranosidase family hydrolase, with product MPRKRITSLLAAGAAAVLAVTGLTVATAQAAAGCRVAYTISSQWQGGFGANVAITNLGDAVTSWRLVWSFGAGQTVTQMWNATPTQSGAQVTAVNMSYNGSIATNATVSFGFNGAWTGSNPVPTAFTLNGTACTGGVVNPTTGPPTTAPPTSAPPTSAPPTTPPPTGSLPASYRWSSSGVLISPKSDATHNIAGIKDPSVVYANGRWHVFASTANSSGYNLVYLNFTDWAQAAAATHYYLDRSPIGTGYRAAPQVFFFAPQNLWYLVYQNGNAAYSTNTDISNPNGWTAPRNFYSGMPAIIQQNIGSGYWVDMWVICDTANCYLFSSDDNGHLYRSQTTLANFPNGFDSNTVIAMQDSNRNNLFEASNVYKVQGTNLYLLLIEAIGSDGKRWFRSWTSTSIAGPWTSLANTESNPFARANNVTFSGTAWTRDISHGEMLRAGTDQTLTISPCNMRYVYQGLDPAAGGDYNSLPWRLGLLTQTNSTC from the coding sequence ATGCCCCGGAAACGAATCACCTCGCTGCTGGCCGCCGGTGCGGCCGCCGTACTGGCGGTCACCGGCCTGACCGTGGCCACCGCGCAGGCGGCGGCCGGCTGCCGGGTCGCCTACACGATCAGCAGCCAATGGCAGGGCGGCTTCGGCGCCAACGTGGCCATCACCAACCTCGGCGACGCGGTCACCTCGTGGCGTCTGGTGTGGAGCTTCGGCGCAGGCCAGACCGTCACGCAGATGTGGAACGCGACCCCCACCCAGTCGGGTGCGCAGGTCACCGCCGTCAACATGTCGTACAACGGCAGCATCGCGACCAACGCGACGGTGTCGTTCGGGTTCAACGGCGCGTGGACGGGCAGCAACCCGGTGCCGACGGCGTTCACGCTCAACGGCACCGCGTGCACCGGCGGGGTGGTCAACCCCACCACCGGACCGCCCACGACCGCCCCGCCGACCAGCGCCCCGCCCACGTCGGCGCCGCCCACCACGCCGCCGCCCACGGGTAGCCTGCCGGCCAGTTACCGGTGGAGCTCCAGCGGCGTGCTGATCTCGCCGAAGTCGGACGCCACGCACAACATCGCCGGGATCAAGGACCCCTCGGTGGTGTACGCCAACGGCCGCTGGCACGTGTTCGCCTCGACCGCGAACTCCTCCGGCTACAACCTGGTGTACCTGAACTTCACCGACTGGGCACAGGCCGCCGCGGCCACCCACTACTACCTGGACCGCTCACCGATCGGCACCGGCTACCGGGCCGCACCCCAGGTGTTCTTCTTCGCGCCGCAGAACCTGTGGTACCTGGTCTACCAGAACGGCAACGCCGCGTACTCCACCAACACCGACATCAGCAACCCGAACGGCTGGACCGCGCCCCGGAACTTCTACTCCGGCATGCCCGCCATCATCCAGCAGAACATCGGCAGCGGTTACTGGGTCGACATGTGGGTCATCTGCGACACCGCCAACTGCTACCTGTTCTCCTCCGACGACAACGGGCACCTCTACCGGTCGCAGACCACGCTGGCGAACTTCCCCAACGGCTTCGACTCCAACACCGTCATCGCCATGCAGGACTCCAACCGCAACAACCTCTTCGAGGCCAGCAACGTCTACAAGGTCCAGGGCACCAACCTGTACCTGCTGCTCATCGAGGCCATCGGCTCCGACGGCAAGCGCTGGTTCCGCTCCTGGACGTCCACCAGCATCGCCGGTCCGTGGACCTCGCTGGCCAACACCGAAAGCAACCCGTTCGCCCGGGCCAACAACGTCACCTTCTCCGGCACCGCGTGGACCCGCGACATCAGCCACGGCGAGATGCTCCGCGCCGGCACCGACCAGACGCTGACGATCAGCCCCTGCAACATGCGCTACGTGTACCAGGGCCTCGATCCGGCCGCCGGCGGCGACTACAACAGCCTGCCCTGGCGGCTCGGCCTGCTCACCCAGACCAACTCCACCTGCTGA
- a CDS encoding maleylpyruvate isomerase family mycothiol-dependent enzyme, with translation MRDLATTLAWVAEGTALCRTAAAGLDEASYGAPSRLPGWTRKHVVAHLAGNAEAIGNLVHWARTGEPTPMYRSPEQRGAAIEAGARLPADRLTAWFERSARALADAMAALTEDQWRASVVTAQGRTVPASETPWMRGREVMVHAVDLGTGVRFADLPEPFLAELRADIRTKRGADAVPAVRGDPAEVTAYLAGRPYTGVTATDGSPAEPLPPWL, from the coding sequence GTGAGGGACCTGGCGACGACGCTGGCCTGGGTCGCCGAGGGCACCGCGCTGTGCCGTACGGCCGCCGCCGGCCTCGACGAGGCGTCGTACGGCGCGCCCTCACGGCTGCCCGGCTGGACCCGCAAGCACGTCGTCGCCCACCTGGCCGGCAACGCCGAGGCCATCGGCAACCTCGTGCACTGGGCGCGCACCGGGGAGCCGACCCCGATGTACCGCTCGCCGGAGCAGCGCGGCGCGGCCATCGAGGCGGGCGCCCGGCTGCCCGCCGACCGGCTCACCGCGTGGTTCGAGCGGTCCGCGCGGGCGCTGGCCGACGCGATGGCCGCGCTGACCGAGGACCAGTGGCGGGCGTCGGTGGTCACCGCCCAGGGGCGGACCGTCCCGGCGAGCGAGACGCCGTGGATGCGCGGCCGGGAGGTCATGGTGCACGCGGTCGACCTGGGCACCGGGGTACGGTTCGCCGACCTGCCGGAGCCGTTCCTCGCCGAGCTCCGGGCCGACATCCGCACCAAGCGTGGCGCGGATGCCGTCCCGGCCGTACGCGGCGACCCGGCGGAGGTCACCGCGTACCTGGCCGGCCGCCCCTACACCGGCGTGACCGCGACCGACGGCTCCCCCGCCGAGCCCCTGCCGCCATGGCTGTGA
- a CDS encoding LacI family DNA-binding transcriptional regulator produces MAVIARLAGVSTPTVSRVLNGRSGVASETRRQVEALLQEHGYRRPNVAVPAASVEVVFFGLESHLGISILRGVERVVRQRDLVVGFTDVSMPGSKSRTWADQLLARRPVGVIAAHSYFTPQDHALLSASGIPMVALDPAGIPPEAVPSVGAANWSGGVAAARHLLLLGHRRIAVIGGPVNSLAARARLEACRAAMDAAGVPLEGRLVRNGEFFFEEGLALGRDLLGLADRPTAVVCGNDLQALGVYEAARLARLSIPDDLSVIGFDDLDCSHWCGPPLTTVRQPFDEMGAAAAALVLAFVDGEVPSQTRVELPTTLMVRGSTAPPRDR; encoded by the coding sequence ATGGCGGTGATCGCCCGACTGGCGGGCGTGTCGACGCCGACGGTGTCGAGGGTGCTCAACGGCCGTTCCGGTGTGGCGTCGGAGACGCGCCGGCAGGTGGAGGCGCTGCTTCAGGAGCACGGCTACCGGCGGCCGAACGTGGCGGTGCCGGCGGCGAGCGTCGAGGTGGTGTTCTTCGGCCTGGAGAGCCATCTGGGCATCTCGATCCTGCGCGGTGTGGAGCGCGTCGTCCGGCAGCGGGACCTGGTGGTGGGGTTCACCGACGTGTCCATGCCGGGGTCGAAATCGCGCACCTGGGCCGACCAACTGCTGGCGCGGCGGCCGGTCGGGGTGATCGCGGCGCACTCGTACTTCACTCCGCAGGATCACGCCCTGCTGTCGGCCAGCGGCATCCCGATGGTGGCGCTGGACCCGGCGGGGATCCCGCCGGAGGCGGTGCCGTCGGTCGGGGCGGCGAACTGGAGCGGCGGGGTGGCGGCCGCCCGGCACCTGCTGCTGCTGGGCCATCGACGCATCGCGGTGATCGGTGGGCCGGTCAACTCGCTGGCCGCGCGGGCCCGGCTGGAGGCGTGCCGGGCGGCGATGGACGCCGCCGGCGTACCGCTGGAGGGCCGACTGGTCCGCAACGGCGAGTTCTTCTTCGAGGAGGGCCTGGCGCTGGGGCGGGACCTGCTCGGCCTGGCGGATCGGCCGACCGCGGTCGTCTGCGGCAACGACCTGCAGGCCCTCGGCGTCTACGAGGCCGCCCGGCTGGCCCGGCTGTCCATTCCGGACGATCTGAGCGTGATCGGGTTCGACGACCTGGATTGCAGCCATTGGTGCGGGCCGCCGTTGACCACGGTCCGGCAGCCGTTCGACGAGATGGGTGCCGCCGCGGCCGCGCTGGTGCTGGCGTTCGTCGACGGCGAGGTCCCCAGCCAGACCCGCGTCGAGCTGCCGACCACGCTCATGGTGCGCGGCAGCACCGCCCCGCCCCGCGACCGCTGA
- a CDS encoding glucuronyl esterase domain-containing protein, whose amino-acid sequence MTSVTRTRRGLVLGLAGLLAAAGAVAVLAAAPITAGAAACPALPGSLPEAGALPVVSELPDPFKFYDGTRLTSSADWNCRREQLRELLQYYEYGHLPPAPTSVTGTRNGNTLTVTVQANGRTASFNATLRLPSGNGPFPAIIMLNPLAATATNRGYAEVSIDPNSIASDSTAKTGAFWTANGTTVDTGVLMAWAWGVHRTLDALGAVPQIDVTKVGVSGYSRYGKAAVVAGAFDDRIALTVPGSAGTAGMGNYRFFFTGGSNDETLNDILGAAYWFTPRFATFRNQATRLPIDQNSLGALLAPRPLLITNGTEGSDIRTNPQGTGLSYRAAQMVYQYLGARDRIGVAYRSGGHQIDINDYNAVMDFADKYVKGLAVSRTFDTVPYPAPTTAQIPWTIPSGGGPTSAPPTSSPPTSAPPTSAPPTSAPPTTSAPVGACGATYRTVNAWSGGYQGEVTVRAGTAAINGWTVRWALPAGTTISQLWNGTYTVSGGAATVRNATYNGSLAANASTTFGFLGTGSPSTPTLTCTSP is encoded by the coding sequence ATGACCAGCGTTACCCGTACCCGGCGCGGGCTCGTCCTGGGCCTGGCCGGCCTGCTCGCGGCGGCCGGTGCCGTCGCCGTCCTCGCCGCCGCGCCCATCACCGCCGGCGCCGCGGCCTGCCCCGCACTGCCCGGCTCGCTGCCCGAGGCGGGCGCACTGCCCGTCGTCAGCGAGCTGCCCGACCCCTTCAAGTTCTACGACGGTACGCGCCTGACGAGTTCCGCGGACTGGAACTGCCGCCGGGAGCAGCTGCGCGAACTGCTGCAGTACTACGAGTACGGGCACCTGCCGCCGGCACCGACCAGCGTCACCGGCACGCGCAACGGCAACACGCTGACCGTCACCGTGCAGGCGAACGGGCGGACCGCGTCGTTCAACGCGACACTGCGGCTGCCCAGCGGCAACGGTCCGTTCCCGGCCATCATCATGCTCAACCCGCTCGCCGCCACCGCCACCAACCGCGGGTACGCCGAGGTCAGCATCGACCCGAACAGCATCGCCTCGGACAGCACCGCCAAGACCGGCGCGTTCTGGACGGCCAACGGCACCACTGTGGACACCGGCGTGCTGATGGCCTGGGCCTGGGGCGTGCACCGCACCCTGGACGCCCTGGGCGCCGTACCGCAGATCGACGTCACCAAGGTCGGCGTGTCCGGCTACTCCCGCTACGGCAAGGCCGCCGTCGTGGCCGGCGCGTTCGACGACCGGATCGCGCTGACGGTCCCGGGCTCGGCCGGCACCGCGGGGATGGGCAACTACCGGTTCTTCTTCACCGGCGGCAGCAACGACGAGACGCTCAACGACATCCTCGGCGCGGCGTACTGGTTCACTCCGCGGTTCGCCACGTTCCGCAACCAGGCCACCCGGCTGCCGATCGACCAGAACTCGCTGGGCGCGCTGCTGGCGCCCCGGCCCCTGCTGATCACCAACGGCACCGAGGGTTCGGACATCCGGACCAATCCGCAGGGCACCGGCCTGAGCTACCGGGCCGCCCAGATGGTGTACCAGTATCTGGGCGCGCGGGACCGGATCGGGGTCGCCTACCGGTCGGGCGGCCATCAGATCGACATCAACGACTACAACGCGGTCATGGACTTCGCCGACAAGTACGTCAAGGGGCTGGCGGTCTCGCGCACGTTCGACACCGTGCCGTACCCGGCGCCGACGACGGCCCAGATCCCGTGGACCATCCCGTCCGGTGGCGGCCCCACCAGCGCACCGCCCACTTCGTCACCGCCCACCAGCGCGCCACCCACGAGCGCCCCACCCACGAGCGCACCGCCGACGACCTCCGCGCCGGTCGGCGCCTGCGGCGCCACGTACCGGACGGTCAACGCCTGGTCCGGTGGCTACCAGGGCGAGGTGACGGTCCGCGCCGGCACCGCGGCCATCAACGGCTGGACGGTCCGCTGGGCGCTGCCCGCCGGTACGACGATCAGCCAGCTGTGGAACGGCACGTACACCGTCTCGGGCGGCGCCGCGACGGTCCGCAACGCCACCTACAACGGCAGCCTCGCCGCGAACGCGAGCACCACGTTCGGGTTCCTCGGCACCGGCAGCCCGTCGACGCCGACCCTCACCTGCACCAGCCCGTGA
- a CDS encoding cupin domain-containing protein: protein MPGEDAPEHRHTQNAFRFVVEGQGVWTVVERDPVPMRRGDFLPQAGMNWHAHHNAADEPMAWIDGLDIPFQYDVEAQFFDFGRDGLSEHEHSTPDRSRAERLWGHPGLAPVSQLRPIEGTPLLRYRWEDTDAALTDQLDLEREGHPGTVEPGHALVRYTNPTTAADVLPTIRAQFHRVRRGAETAPRRETGSSVYQVFDGSGRVRVGDVSWSVQRGDLFVVPSWMPLSVRSEASASDSDSGALDLFQFSDAPILAKLNLFRSHVEEPA, encoded by the coding sequence ATGCCCGGCGAGGACGCGCCCGAGCACCGGCACACCCAGAACGCCTTCCGGTTCGTCGTCGAAGGCCAAGGCGTGTGGACCGTCGTGGAGCGCGACCCGGTGCCGATGCGCCGCGGTGACTTCCTGCCGCAGGCCGGCATGAACTGGCACGCCCACCACAACGCGGCCGACGAGCCGATGGCCTGGATCGACGGCCTCGACATCCCCTTCCAGTACGACGTGGAGGCGCAGTTCTTCGACTTCGGCCGGGACGGGCTGTCCGAGCATGAGCACAGCACACCCGACCGGTCCCGGGCGGAACGCCTCTGGGGTCACCCGGGCCTGGCCCCGGTCTCCCAGCTCCGGCCGATCGAGGGCACCCCGCTGCTGCGCTACCGCTGGGAGGACACCGACGCCGCGCTGACCGACCAGCTCGACCTGGAGCGCGAGGGCCACCCCGGCACCGTCGAGCCCGGCCACGCGCTCGTGCGGTACACCAACCCCACCACCGCCGCGGACGTCCTGCCGACCATCCGCGCGCAGTTCCACCGCGTCCGGCGCGGCGCGGAGACCGCCCCGCGCCGCGAGACGGGCTCGTCGGTCTACCAGGTGTTCGACGGTTCGGGCCGGGTACGCGTGGGCGACGTGTCCTGGTCGGTCCAGCGCGGCGACCTGTTCGTCGTCCCGTCCTGGATGCCGCTGTCGGTCCGGTCCGAGGCGTCCGCGTCCGACTCCGACTCCGGCGCGCTCGACCTGTTCCAGTTCAGCGACGCGCCCATCCTCGCCAAGCTCAACCTCTTCCGCTCGCACGTCGAGGAACCCGCGTGA
- a CDS encoding IclR family transcriptional regulator domain-containing protein, with the protein MRAIRRSGVALNLERSERGVVAVGRGVTDANGETVAAVSVSMPSVRHSARRMTEVVAALTTAAQSISATLSAP; encoded by the coding sequence TTGCGTGCCATCCGGCGTAGCGGAGTCGCGCTGAACCTGGAGCGTTCCGAGCGCGGCGTGGTGGCCGTCGGTCGCGGTGTGACGGACGCGAACGGCGAGACGGTCGCCGCCGTGTCCGTGTCCATGCCCAGCGTGCGCCACTCCGCGCGCCGGATGACCGAGGTCGTGGCGGCCCTGACCACCGCGGCTCAGTCGATCTCCGCCACCCTCTCCGCCCCGTAG
- a CDS encoding prolyl oligopeptidase family serine peptidase: MAKPHPAAIIGVPNEPGGAALDEDADDPYLWLEDLDLAAAVRWVADRNTQTLTTLADEGFAQMRDAIREVLDSKDRIPYPGWRGDGFYYDFWQDADHPRGLWRRTTLDQYRRDEPEWDVLLDVDALNQAEGANWVWSGATILRPGYDRCLIRLSRGGADAVVVREFDLRGRVFVEGGFALTEAKSAVGWIDADHIYVATDFGPGSLTSSGYPRIVKRWRRGTPLSAAELVYAGQAGDVSVGAHHDPTPGYERDFVGRYLDFYRSEQYLRGPGGDLVRIDVPDDADCDVHHDWLLIRLRSSWTVGDATHPAGALLAAPFGAYLDGRRDLTVLFRPDDSTSLSSYTWTRNHLILVVLSDVKTRVRVLTPDGLGWRQRPLPGATDVDHTSIVDTDPDNGDAYLVSTTGFLQPAALRLGVVGGEVEVLKREPAFFDADGMAVRQFFATSTDGTRVPYFVVGAAAAGPTLLTGYGGFEISQTPHYSGVIGRGWLARGGTYAVANIRGGGEYGPAWHRAGQREHRITAYEDFAAVAADLVARGITTPAQLGIEGGSNGGLLMGVMLTRYPALFGAVVARVPLFDMRRYTRLLAGASWIAEYGDPDDEADWAYLREYSPYHNVRPDQPYPPALFITSTRDDRVHPGHARKMAALLRRHGYDVSYYENVEGGHGAAADNEQTATIWALAFAFLWRTLSPSIVAGREPVRVQDGELGGAAVGEGGLATQ, from the coding sequence TTGGCAAAGCCGCACCCAGCCGCGATCATCGGGGTACCGAACGAGCCCGGAGGTGCTGCGCTGGACGAGGACGCGGACGACCCGTACCTCTGGCTTGAGGACCTGGACCTGGCCGCCGCCGTGCGGTGGGTCGCGGACCGCAACACGCAGACCCTGACCACGCTGGCCGACGAGGGCTTCGCCCAGATGAGGGACGCGATCCGCGAGGTGCTCGACAGCAAGGACCGGATCCCCTACCCAGGCTGGCGCGGCGACGGCTTCTACTACGACTTCTGGCAGGACGCCGACCATCCGAGAGGGCTGTGGCGGCGCACCACCCTGGACCAGTACCGCCGCGATGAACCCGAGTGGGACGTCCTGCTCGACGTCGACGCGCTGAACCAGGCCGAAGGCGCGAACTGGGTGTGGAGCGGCGCGACGATCCTGCGCCCCGGCTACGACCGATGCCTGATCAGGCTCTCGCGTGGCGGCGCCGACGCCGTGGTGGTACGCGAGTTCGACCTGCGCGGCCGCGTCTTCGTCGAGGGAGGATTCGCGCTGACCGAGGCGAAGAGCGCCGTCGGCTGGATCGACGCCGATCACATCTACGTCGCGACCGACTTCGGGCCCGGCTCCTTGACCTCCTCCGGTTACCCGCGCATCGTCAAGCGGTGGCGGCGCGGCACCCCGCTGTCCGCGGCGGAACTGGTCTACGCGGGGCAGGCCGGCGACGTTTCGGTCGGCGCCCACCACGACCCGACACCCGGCTACGAGCGCGATTTCGTCGGTCGATACCTGGATTTCTACCGCAGCGAACAGTATCTGCGTGGCCCGGGCGGCGACCTGGTCAGGATCGACGTGCCGGACGACGCCGACTGCGATGTGCACCACGACTGGTTGCTGATCCGCCTCCGGTCGTCGTGGACGGTCGGCGACGCGACGCATCCGGCCGGCGCCCTGCTGGCGGCTCCGTTCGGTGCGTACCTTGACGGCAGGCGCGACCTCACCGTCCTGTTCCGGCCCGACGACAGCACGTCGCTCAGCTCCTATACGTGGACGCGCAACCACCTGATTCTCGTGGTGCTCTCCGACGTCAAGACGCGCGTGCGCGTACTTACCCCGGACGGGTTGGGCTGGCGCCAACGGCCGTTGCCCGGCGCCACCGACGTCGACCACACCTCGATCGTCGACACCGACCCCGACAACGGCGACGCGTACCTGGTCTCCACCACCGGGTTCCTCCAGCCGGCGGCCCTCCGCCTCGGGGTCGTCGGCGGCGAGGTCGAGGTACTCAAGCGGGAGCCGGCATTCTTCGACGCGGACGGCATGGCGGTGCGGCAGTTCTTCGCCACCTCCACCGACGGCACCCGCGTGCCGTACTTCGTCGTCGGCGCGGCCGCCGCCGGGCCTACGCTGCTCACCGGGTACGGCGGCTTCGAGATCTCCCAGACGCCGCACTACAGCGGGGTCATCGGGCGCGGCTGGCTCGCCCGCGGCGGCACCTACGCCGTGGCGAACATCCGTGGCGGCGGCGAATACGGTCCCGCCTGGCACCGGGCCGGGCAGCGGGAGCACCGGATCACGGCGTACGAGGACTTCGCGGCGGTCGCCGCCGACCTGGTGGCACGGGGGATCACGACCCCGGCCCAGCTCGGCATCGAGGGCGGCAGCAATGGCGGGCTGCTGATGGGCGTCATGCTGACCCGCTACCCCGCACTGTTCGGGGCGGTCGTCGCCAGGGTGCCGCTGTTCGACATGCGCCGATACACCCGGCTTCTCGCCGGCGCGTCGTGGATCGCGGAGTACGGGGATCCCGACGACGAGGCCGATTGGGCGTACCTGCGCGAGTATTCGCCGTACCACAACGTCCGACCGGATCAGCCGTACCCGCCAGCCTTGTTCATCACCTCGACCCGCGACGACCGTGTCCATCCTGGACACGCCCGCAAGATGGCGGCTCTGCTGCGCCGCCACGGCTACGACGTGTCCTATTACGAGAACGTGGAGGGCGGGCACGGCGCGGCCGCGGACAACGAGCAGACCGCCACCATCTGGGCGCTGGCCTTCGCGTTCCTCTGGCGCACGCTCTCACCGTCCATAGTGGCCGGGCGCGAGCCGGTACGCGTGCAGGACGGTGAGCTGGGCGGTGCTGCCGTCGGCGAAGGCGGCCTGGCCACGCAGTGA